From the Gordonia bronchialis DSM 43247 genome, one window contains:
- a CDS encoding AMP-binding protein, giving the protein MKFNLADVFETVADSVPERIALSYEGRQISYAELDGLANQVAHLFAGNGIGAFDNVALFLKNSVEHVTSLLGLLKVRAVPVNINYRYTTTELQYIFDNSDSRAIIVELPEHQRSVAELLVEVPTVRTVFVIGDIVEELTTAAADLPGGRTVEIVSFGDYESKPTERDFEARTGEELYLLYTGGTTGYPKGVMWQHDDFFRKPLSGGNPYGEARKDLDELGSAVKDFGSIAFLLAAPLMHGAASYSLFTFFTLGGRLVIQRDFDPAAIVTEVEREKVNIVLIVGDAMGMPLVEELEKRKGDVDLSSMFSITSGGAIWSQHVRDRMLAVKPDLVLRDNFGASESGNDGEIVMDENGNLKVPPTDRMMVVDDRLNKIEPGSGDVGYIARIGNVPLGYYKDEEKSAKTFPTLPDGRRISILGDMGTVEADGSIVFLGRGSQCINTGGEKVYAEEVEAALHAHPAIADALVVPVPDEKYGQRVAAVARVADGAVEPSLDEIQQHCRETLAGYKVPRTIVFVDEVKRTPAGKADYRWAKNAAAAAEQSAAV; this is encoded by the coding sequence ATGAAGTTCAACCTCGCCGACGTTTTCGAGACGGTCGCCGACTCGGTGCCCGAGCGGATCGCACTGAGCTACGAGGGTAGGCAGATCAGCTACGCCGAACTCGACGGCCTCGCCAACCAGGTCGCGCACCTGTTCGCCGGCAACGGAATCGGTGCCTTCGACAATGTGGCGCTGTTCCTGAAGAACAGCGTCGAGCACGTCACGAGCCTGCTCGGTCTGCTCAAGGTGCGTGCGGTTCCGGTCAACATCAACTACCGCTACACCACTACCGAGCTGCAGTACATCTTCGACAACTCCGATTCCCGTGCGATCATCGTCGAGCTGCCCGAACATCAGCGCAGCGTCGCCGAACTGCTCGTCGAGGTCCCGACCGTTCGGACGGTGTTCGTGATCGGTGACATCGTCGAGGAATTGACCACTGCGGCAGCCGATCTGCCCGGCGGACGCACAGTCGAGATCGTGTCCTTCGGCGATTATGAGTCCAAGCCCACCGAACGCGACTTCGAGGCGCGGACCGGTGAGGAGCTCTACCTGCTCTACACGGGCGGCACCACCGGCTACCCCAAGGGTGTCATGTGGCAGCACGACGACTTCTTCCGCAAGCCACTCTCCGGCGGCAACCCGTACGGCGAGGCGCGCAAGGACCTCGATGAATTGGGCTCGGCGGTCAAGGATTTCGGTTCCATCGCGTTCCTGCTGGCCGCTCCGCTCATGCACGGCGCGGCGTCGTACTCGCTGTTCACCTTCTTCACCCTCGGCGGGCGTCTGGTGATCCAGCGCGACTTCGACCCGGCGGCCATCGTCACCGAGGTGGAGCGCGAGAAGGTCAACATCGTGCTGATCGTCGGCGACGCCATGGGGATGCCGCTCGTGGAGGAGCTCGAGAAGCGCAAGGGCGACGTGGATCTGTCGTCGATGTTCTCCATCACCTCCGGTGGCGCGATCTGGTCGCAGCACGTGCGTGACCGGATGCTGGCGGTGAAACCCGATCTGGTGTTGCGGGACAACTTCGGAGCGTCGGAGTCGGGTAACGACGGCGAGATCGTGATGGACGAGAACGGCAATCTGAAGGTGCCGCCGACCGACCGGATGATGGTGGTCGATGATCGGCTGAACAAGATCGAGCCAGGCTCGGGCGACGTCGGTTACATCGCCCGCATCGGCAACGTCCCGCTCGGCTACTACAAGGACGAGGAGAAGTCCGCCAAGACCTTCCCGACGCTGCCCGACGGTCGTCGGATCTCCATCCTCGGTGACATGGGAACCGTCGAGGCCGACGGCAGCATCGTCTTCCTGGGCCGCGGTTCGCAGTGCATCAACACCGGTGGCGAGAAGGTGTACGCCGAGGAGGTCGAGGCCGCCCTGCACGCACATCCGGCGATCGCCGACGCCCTGGTGGTGCCCGTGCCCGACGAGAAGTACGGCCAGCGGGTGGCCGCGGTGGCCCGCGTCGCCGACGGCGCGGTGGAACCGTCGCTCGACGAGATCCAGCAGCATTGCCGCGAAACCCTTGCCGGATACAAGGTTCCGCGGACGATCGTCTTCGTCGACGAGGTGAAGCGCACCCCGGCCGGCAAAGCCGACTACCGCTGGGCCAAGAACGCGGCCGCCGCGGCGGAGCAGTCGGCGGCGGTATAG
- a CDS encoding MFS transporter translates to MTRRTIGGMDLRSAWLILIACSAVSMVVAAMAALNTALPQIAIHTGADAGQMTWIIDGYTLTLAALLLPAGAVGDRVGRRGVLIAGLILFAVASLVAIWVSGPTELIATRCLAGAAAALIMPTTLSLITSGVPAERRPIAISIWAAVAGAGAIAGFFVTGLLLEFFSWHSIFITFAISATLTALLCLTIGTSKDRDPDPFDFPGSITSVVAVTGVVLGLLEAPHRGWDDPLVLVALIGGALCGVLFCVIELRRPHKLLDVRLFTNRAFGAGALSVALQFFASFAVFYLYLQRLQLVFGFTALQSALALMPMVAGTVTFGLLGNWLAVRFHSLRFVLGGGILIAGIGMVLLGVVDYDVYWQSVWMIAICATGIGIATAPSTTAIMSNTPLDNQGVGSAVNDTARELGAAIGIALAGSILAAGYSSRITGTADLARDQLTAAGEQRIAAGDVAGGQALIDGADQVAGGISKSLAEATEVIARLPAEAAPLAARLADGAQQAFVHPMNQACVVLGSVLIVGAVVLFWFTPRRVVDVLPGLDDGDDQTGDQTGDETPRESDPAGDHALD, encoded by the coding sequence ATGACGCGTCGGACCATCGGCGGGATGGATCTGCGGTCGGCCTGGCTGATCCTGATCGCGTGTTCCGCGGTGAGCATGGTGGTCGCCGCCATGGCCGCGCTCAACACCGCGTTGCCGCAGATCGCCATCCACACCGGGGCCGACGCCGGGCAGATGACCTGGATCATCGACGGCTACACGCTCACACTCGCGGCGCTGTTGCTGCCGGCCGGCGCCGTCGGCGACAGGGTCGGACGGCGCGGTGTTCTCATCGCCGGTCTGATCCTGTTCGCCGTCGCGTCGCTGGTGGCGATCTGGGTCTCGGGTCCCACCGAGCTGATCGCCACCCGATGCCTGGCCGGCGCGGCGGCCGCGCTCATCATGCCCACGACGCTGTCGCTGATCACCTCGGGTGTTCCGGCAGAGCGTCGTCCCATCGCGATCAGCATCTGGGCGGCGGTCGCCGGCGCAGGCGCCATCGCCGGGTTCTTCGTCACCGGGCTGCTGCTCGAGTTCTTCTCCTGGCATTCGATTTTCATCACCTTCGCCATCTCGGCGACCCTGACCGCACTGCTCTGCCTCACCATCGGCACCTCCAAGGACCGCGACCCGGATCCCTTCGATTTCCCCGGCTCCATCACCTCCGTCGTGGCCGTCACCGGTGTGGTGCTCGGCCTGCTGGAGGCACCGCACCGCGGCTGGGACGACCCATTGGTCCTGGTCGCGCTCATCGGAGGTGCGCTGTGCGGCGTTCTGTTCTGTGTCATCGAGCTGCGCCGGCCGCACAAACTGCTCGACGTCCGGCTGTTCACCAACCGCGCCTTCGGCGCCGGCGCGCTCTCGGTGGCATTGCAGTTCTTCGCGTCGTTCGCCGTGTTCTACCTCTACCTGCAGCGCCTGCAGCTCGTCTTCGGCTTCACCGCGCTGCAGTCGGCGCTCGCGCTGATGCCGATGGTGGCCGGAACCGTAACCTTCGGCCTGCTCGGCAACTGGCTCGCCGTCCGATTCCATTCGCTGCGCTTCGTCCTGGGCGGCGGCATCCTCATCGCCGGCATCGGGATGGTCCTGCTCGGCGTCGTCGACTACGACGTGTACTGGCAGTCGGTGTGGATGATCGCGATCTGCGCGACCGGGATCGGCATCGCGACCGCACCGTCGACCACCGCGATCATGTCGAACACTCCGCTGGACAACCAGGGTGTCGGATCGGCGGTCAACGACACCGCGCGCGAACTGGGCGCGGCGATCGGCATCGCCCTGGCCGGCAGCATCCTTGCAGCCGGCTATTCGTCGCGGATCACCGGCACCGCCGACCTGGCCCGCGACCAGCTGACCGCGGCCGGTGAACAGCGGATCGCCGCCGGGGACGTGGCCGGCGGGCAGGCGCTCATCGACGGCGCCGATCAGGTGGCCGGCGGCATCTCGAAGTCGCTGGCCGAGGCCACCGAGGTCATCGCACGACTGCCCGCCGAGGCCGCTCCGCTCGCCGCGCGACTCGCCGACGGCGCCCAGCAGGCCTTTGTCCATCCGATGAATCAGGCCTGCGTGGTGCTGGGTTCGGTGCTGATCGTCGGCGCCGTCGTGCTGTTCTGGTTCACCCCGAGACGCGTCGTCGACGTCCTTCCCGGACTCGACGACGGTGACGACCAGACCGGCGACCAGACCGGCGACGAGACCCCGCGCGAGTCCGACCCGGCCGGGGATCACGCACTCGACTGA
- a CDS encoding acyl-CoA dehydrogenase family protein, whose protein sequence is MFIDLTPEQRALRAQLRSYFADLVTPDEARVMLTERHGPTYREVIRRMGRDGWLGVGWPTTYGGRGFGEIEQQIFTNEAIRADVPLPAVTLQTVGPTLQEHGTEEQKQKFLPAILAGEVHFAIGYTEPEAGTDLASLTTSAVLDGDHYIVNGQKIFTTGGHDADYIWLAVRTDKDAPKHKGISILIVDTKDPGFSWTPIITADGAHHVNATYYNDVRVPVSMRVGDEGGGWKLITTQLNHERVMLGPAGRIDGLAARVRAWAQRPGPDGTVIAKHPDVRRALAQIDAYARINELLNWQVASTGEAISMADAAATKVFSTERVQVVCRMINEIIGRNGDFTDSETAELVDWLDVQQKRHVVITFGGGVNEVMRDMIATAGLGLPRAKR, encoded by the coding sequence ATGTTCATTGACCTGACCCCCGAGCAGCGGGCTCTACGTGCCCAATTGCGTTCCTACTTCGCCGATCTCGTCACCCCCGACGAGGCCCGGGTGATGCTGACCGAACGCCACGGACCCACCTACCGCGAGGTCATCCGACGCATGGGCCGCGACGGGTGGCTCGGCGTCGGGTGGCCGACAACGTACGGCGGGCGGGGGTTCGGTGAGATCGAGCAACAGATCTTCACCAACGAGGCCATCCGTGCCGACGTCCCGCTGCCGGCGGTGACCCTGCAAACCGTCGGCCCGACCCTGCAGGAACACGGCACCGAAGAGCAGAAACAGAAGTTCCTGCCGGCGATCCTGGCCGGCGAGGTCCATTTCGCCATCGGCTACACCGAACCGGAGGCCGGGACCGATCTCGCCTCGTTGACCACCAGTGCGGTCCTCGACGGCGATCACTACATCGTCAACGGGCAGAAGATCTTCACCACCGGCGGCCATGACGCCGACTACATCTGGCTGGCGGTCCGCACCGACAAGGATGCGCCCAAACACAAGGGCATCTCGATCCTCATCGTCGACACCAAGGATCCGGGTTTCAGCTGGACCCCCATCATCACCGCCGACGGCGCCCATCACGTCAATGCGACGTACTACAACGATGTCCGGGTACCGGTGTCGATGCGCGTCGGTGACGAGGGTGGCGGCTGGAAACTGATCACCACCCAGCTCAACCACGAGCGGGTGATGCTCGGGCCGGCCGGCCGGATCGACGGGCTGGCGGCACGGGTGCGTGCCTGGGCGCAGCGACCGGGACCCGACGGCACCGTGATCGCCAAGCACCCCGACGTCCGGCGCGCGCTCGCGCAGATCGACGCCTATGCCCGCATCAACGAACTGCTCAACTGGCAGGTGGCCTCCACCGGCGAGGCGATCTCGATGGCCGACGCCGCGGCGACCAAGGTGTTCTCCACCGAACGGGTGCAGGTGGTGTGCCGCATGATCAACGAGATCATCGGCCGCAACGGCGATTTCACCGATTCGGAGACCGCCGAACTCGTGGACTGGCTCGACGTGCAGCAGAAGCGACACGTGGTGATCACCTTCGGTGGCGGTGTCAACGAGGTGATGCGCGACATGATCGCCACCGCCGGACTGGGATTGCCGAGGGCCAAACGATGA
- a CDS encoding lipid-transfer protein: MGRLSGQAAIAGIGATEFSKDSGRSELRLATEAVSAAIADAGLQPSDVDGLVSFTMDTNAEIAVARSVGIGEMTYFSRIHYGGGAACATVQQAAMAVATGVADVVVAYRAFNERSGLRFGQVNSAVANQENSSGTDNAFSYPHGLSTPAAFVAMVAQRYMHDFGATSADFGQVAVVDRKHAAVNPDAFFYGKPITLEDHQNSRYIAEPLHLLDCCQESDGGVAIVVVSAERARDLPHPPAVIAGAAAGSADDQFIMTSYYRDELAGLPEMGLVGRQLWKQSGLRPEDMDLAILYDHFTPYTLMQLEELGFCGRGEAKDFVREPGALEVGGRLPLNTHGGQLGEAYIHGMNGIAEAVRQLRGTSVNQVPGAEKVVVTAGTGVPTSGLVLTR; encoded by the coding sequence ATGGGCAGATTGTCGGGTCAGGCGGCCATCGCCGGCATCGGGGCGACGGAGTTCTCCAAGGACTCCGGCCGAAGCGAACTGCGACTTGCCACCGAGGCGGTATCGGCTGCCATCGCCGACGCCGGACTACAGCCGTCCGACGTCGACGGTCTGGTGAGCTTCACGATGGACACCAACGCCGAGATCGCCGTCGCCCGATCGGTGGGAATCGGTGAGATGACCTATTTCTCACGCATCCACTACGGCGGCGGCGCGGCCTGCGCGACGGTGCAGCAGGCCGCGATGGCAGTCGCCACCGGAGTCGCCGACGTGGTGGTGGCCTACCGGGCATTCAACGAACGGTCCGGCCTGCGGTTCGGCCAGGTCAACAGCGCGGTGGCCAATCAGGAGAACTCGTCGGGCACCGACAACGCCTTCAGCTACCCCCACGGCCTGTCCACACCGGCCGCTTTCGTGGCGATGGTTGCGCAGCGATACATGCACGACTTCGGCGCCACGAGTGCGGATTTCGGCCAGGTTGCCGTGGTGGACCGCAAACATGCCGCGGTCAACCCGGATGCGTTCTTCTACGGCAAGCCGATCACCCTCGAGGATCACCAGAACTCCCGCTACATCGCCGAACCGCTGCATCTGCTCGACTGCTGTCAGGAATCCGACGGTGGGGTCGCCATCGTCGTCGTCTCCGCCGAACGGGCCCGCGATCTGCCGCATCCGCCCGCGGTGATCGCCGGCGCCGCGGCGGGCAGTGCCGACGACCAGTTCATCATGACCAGCTATTACCGCGACGAGTTGGCGGGCCTGCCCGAGATGGGTCTGGTGGGCCGACAGTTGTGGAAGCAGTCGGGACTACGGCCCGAGGACATGGACCTCGCCATCCTCTACGACCACTTCACCCCGTACACGTTGATGCAGTTGGAGGAGCTCGGCTTCTGCGGGCGCGGCGAGGCCAAGGACTTCGTCCGGGAACCCGGTGCCCTCGAGGTGGGTGGCCGGTTGCCCTTGAACACTCATGGCGGACAACTGGGCGAGGCCTACATCCACGGCATGAACGGCATCGCCGAGGCGGTTCGACAGCTTCGTGGCACCTCGGTGAATCAGGTCCCAGGTGCCGAGAAGGTCGTCGTCACGGCCGGAACCGGTGTTCCCACATCAGGTTTGGTCCTCACCCGATGA
- a CDS encoding SDR family oxidoreductase: MAAEGGALGLVDLNEKGLNETVTAIGEVNPAAKTLTVVADVSNEEDVVRYVEKTVETFGRIDGFFNNAGIEGKQNLTEDFGTDEFDKVVAINLRGVFLGLKHVLAVMKKQGSGSVVNTASVGGIRGVGNQSGYAAAKHGVVGLTRNSGIEYGQFGITVKAIAPGAIMTPMVEASLKQIDADNWEEAGREFVSVNPMKRFGRPEEVGHLVAFLLSDEASFINATVIPIDGGQSEKY, encoded by the coding sequence GTGGCAGCCGAGGGCGGTGCGCTCGGCCTCGTCGACCTCAACGAGAAGGGGCTGAACGAGACCGTCACCGCGATCGGTGAGGTCAATCCCGCAGCCAAGACGCTGACCGTGGTTGCCGACGTGAGCAACGAAGAGGACGTCGTGCGCTACGTCGAGAAGACCGTCGAGACCTTCGGACGCATCGACGGGTTCTTCAACAACGCCGGCATCGAGGGCAAGCAGAACCTCACCGAGGACTTCGGGACCGACGAATTCGACAAGGTCGTCGCGATCAACCTGCGTGGCGTGTTCCTCGGCCTCAAGCATGTACTCGCCGTGATGAAGAAGCAGGGTTCGGGCAGCGTGGTGAACACCGCATCGGTCGGCGGGATCCGCGGTGTCGGCAACCAATCCGGTTATGCCGCAGCCAAGCACGGTGTCGTCGGGCTCACCCGCAACTCGGGCATCGAGTACGGCCAGTTCGGCATCACCGTCAAGGCCATCGCTCCGGGTGCGATCATGACGCCGATGGTCGAGGCCTCGCTCAAGCAGATCGATGCCGACAACTGGGAAGAGGCCGGCCGCGAATTCGTCAGCGTCAACCCGATGAAGCGCTTCGGACGCCCCGAGGAGGTCGGACATCTCGTCGCCTTCCTGCTCTCCGATGAGGCGTCGTTCATCAACGCCACCGTCATCCCGATCGACGGTGGGCAGTCCGAGAAGTACTGA
- a CDS encoding TetR/AcrR family transcriptional regulator, which produces MSDQTPNSGRGRGRPRDPAVDRRILASVRRLVDDIGYHAVTMEAIAADAGVGKASLYRRWPSKAAVITEAFADDLAAPPAPDTGSVRGDALAFLHGVIGTLTLLGGPTVVAGALAERGEAGQIELGDILRARTPVGREILRRGIIRGELPDDLPCDLIVDEWLGFVLYRIVFARSVPDDDDLRGIVDMLPINDV; this is translated from the coding sequence GTGAGCGATCAGACACCGAACTCCGGCCGTGGACGTGGTCGGCCCCGCGATCCGGCGGTCGACCGGCGCATCCTGGCATCGGTCCGGCGCCTCGTCGATGACATCGGGTATCACGCCGTGACGATGGAGGCCATCGCCGCGGATGCCGGCGTGGGCAAGGCGTCGCTGTATCGGCGCTGGCCGTCGAAGGCGGCGGTGATCACCGAGGCCTTCGCCGACGATCTCGCGGCTCCGCCCGCCCCGGACACCGGATCGGTCCGCGGTGATGCGCTGGCGTTTCTGCACGGCGTGATCGGCACGCTCACGCTGCTCGGTGGTCCGACGGTGGTCGCGGGCGCGCTGGCCGAGCGCGGCGAGGCCGGCCAGATCGAACTGGGCGACATCCTGCGGGCGCGGACGCCAGTGGGGCGAGAGATTCTGCGCCGGGGGATCATCCGTGGCGAACTCCCCGACGACCTTCCGTGCGATCTGATCGTCGACGAGTGGCTGGGCTTCGTCCTCTACCGGATCGTGTTCGCGCGCAGCGTTCCCGACGATGACGACCTGCGCGGCATCGTCGACATGTTGCCGATCAACGACGTGTGA
- a CDS encoding DUF6918 family protein: protein MSDSLTPLLETDRPAVVADLVEVIDAEVADQKGLSGAAVKTAYAAAQKVKPGVVANATDQMLPDFLAALAPFWDSKPAGVGFGEHLAANGDAAAEALLTVTDDQADSARPALAKAYGSLRGKAKNYVIAALPRVGAAIERHAS, encoded by the coding sequence ATGTCTGATTCGCTGACGCCTCTGCTGGAGACCGACCGGCCCGCCGTGGTCGCCGATCTCGTCGAGGTGATCGACGCCGAGGTGGCCGACCAGAAGGGCCTCTCCGGCGCTGCGGTCAAGACCGCCTACGCGGCCGCGCAGAAGGTCAAGCCGGGCGTGGTCGCCAATGCGACCGACCAGATGCTGCCCGACTTCCTCGCGGCACTCGCACCGTTCTGGGACTCGAAGCCCGCAGGTGTCGGCTTCGGCGAGCATCTCGCGGCCAACGGCGACGCGGCCGCCGAGGCACTGCTGACGGTCACCGACGATCAGGCGGACTCGGCCCGGCCGGCGCTTGCGAAGGCGTACGGATCGCTACGCGGCAAGGCGAAGAACTACGTCATCGCCGCACTGCCGCGCGTCGGCGCCGCCATCGAGCGCCACGCGAGCTGA
- a CDS encoding MaoC family dehydratase, translated as MTSLAPQPVAVSDALPPLVIEATPTFVVSTALATRDFQDVHHDRDLAQAKGSTDIFVNILTDTGLVERFVTDWAGPSARIRSIALKLGVPWYAYDAVTFTGEVTAVDGGLVTIAVTGTNKLGKHVISTVTVDMDVPAGEGN; from the coding sequence ATGACAAGCCTTGCGCCACAACCGGTCGCCGTATCCGACGCGTTGCCGCCGCTGGTCATCGAGGCCACCCCGACATTTGTGGTGTCCACGGCACTGGCCACCCGTGACTTCCAGGATGTCCACCACGACCGCGATCTCGCACAGGCCAAGGGGTCGACGGACATCTTCGTCAACATCCTCACCGACACCGGACTGGTGGAGCGTTTTGTCACCGACTGGGCGGGCCCGTCTGCCCGAATCCGTTCCATCGCACTGAAACTCGGCGTCCCCTGGTACGCCTACGATGCGGTCACCTTCACCGGTGAGGTCACCGCGGTCGACGGAGGACTGGTCACCATCGCCGTCACCGGCACCAACAAGCTGGGCAAACACGTCATCTCGACGGTGACCGTCGACATGGATGTGCCTGCCGGGGAGGGCAACTGA
- a CDS encoding bifunctional MaoC family dehydratase N-terminal/OB-fold nucleic acid binding domain-containing protein, which produces MTTSADTIRAAAQTIIDDGPSAPIAGRDPINQPMINNWVEAMGDENPIYTDESAARAAGHPGIVAPPAMAQVWTMRGLHGARTDDDPLGRASQLFDDAGYTSVVATNCDTVYHRYTQLGEEVSLSAELLDVVGPKNTALGEGWFFTTRNVWSVDDEVVAEMRFRILKFRPGQQKPAGPTVPEDLDPSKMLKPSASRDTAFFWEGVAAHELRIQQTGDGTLRHPPIPATWKPRGEDGSVPETDYVVAAGTGTIYSFVVHRAPKVPGRALPFVVALVELDEGVRMLGELRGVDPADVRIGMPVTVTFLDFPADDAAGQPAWTLYAWQPADQEDRR; this is translated from the coding sequence ATGACGACCAGCGCCGACACCATCCGCGCCGCCGCGCAGACCATCATCGACGACGGGCCCAGCGCGCCGATCGCCGGCCGCGACCCGATCAATCAGCCGATGATCAATAACTGGGTCGAGGCGATGGGCGACGAAAATCCCATCTACACAGACGAATCCGCGGCTCGGGCGGCCGGGCACCCGGGGATCGTGGCGCCGCCCGCAATGGCGCAGGTGTGGACGATGCGCGGCCTGCACGGTGCCCGCACCGACGACGATCCGCTGGGCCGTGCGTCGCAGCTCTTCGACGACGCCGGGTACACCTCGGTGGTGGCCACCAACTGTGACACCGTCTATCACCGTTACACGCAGCTCGGGGAGGAAGTCAGTCTCTCCGCGGAACTGCTGGATGTGGTGGGCCCCAAGAACACCGCGCTGGGGGAGGGCTGGTTCTTCACCACCCGCAACGTGTGGTCGGTCGACGACGAGGTCGTCGCGGAGATGCGCTTCCGAATCCTGAAATTCCGTCCGGGTCAGCAGAAGCCGGCCGGACCGACGGTGCCCGAGGACCTCGATCCGTCGAAGATGCTCAAACCCAGTGCATCTCGCGACACCGCCTTCTTCTGGGAGGGCGTTGCCGCCCACGAGCTGCGGATCCAGCAGACCGGAGACGGCACGCTGCGTCATCCGCCGATCCCGGCGACGTGGAAGCCGCGTGGCGAGGACGGTTCGGTACCCGAGACCGACTACGTGGTCGCGGCCGGAACCGGCACGATCTACAGCTTCGTGGTGCATCGCGCGCCCAAGGTGCCGGGTCGTGCGCTGCCCTTCGTCGTCGCACTCGTCGAACTCGATGAAGGTGTGCGCATGCTCGGCGAGCTGCGCGGTGTCGACCCGGCCGACGTGCGGATCGGTATGCCGGTGACCGTGACCTTCCTGGACTTCCCGGCCGACGACGCAGCCGGCCAACCCGCGTGGACCCTGTATGCGTGGCAGCCCGCCGACCAGGAGGATCGACGATGA
- a CDS encoding SLC13 family permease codes for MLTTDSVAGAIVALTILVVVIVATVALRRVPAAVVAVPAAGLLLLLGLTDVHAADDELTFMGPTIAFLAAMLVVADVCARSGVFAWVGSVLARRSRGSPTRLLGIVFVAAAITTAVLSIDTTIVLLTPVAVLTARRVGARVAPVGYASDHLANSASTLMPVSNLTNLLAFSATGLGFVHFTGLMVAPWIAAIVVEYLIFRWYFADQLAAPLHAPVDSGDDVSDDPPAPVAALTALTCLLVAFVVAEPLGVPLYAIAWIGAAAMLIPSLLRTPLPTLRSSLRAVNLPFLAFVAALGIIILPVREGPVGDGVAHLIPSGTSLLTLLAVAALAAILANLLNNLPATLLLVPLVADRPGVVLAVLLGVNIGPNLAYFGSLANLLWRDIMHRHTGSPTSRQYLTLGLLTVPPTLVAAVVALWIALSVS; via the coding sequence GTGCTCACCACCGACAGCGTCGCAGGGGCCATCGTCGCCCTCACGATTCTGGTGGTGGTCATCGTCGCGACCGTCGCCTTACGCCGTGTCCCGGCCGCGGTGGTCGCGGTTCCCGCCGCCGGCCTCCTCCTGCTCCTCGGCCTCACCGATGTGCACGCCGCCGACGACGAACTCACCTTCATGGGACCCACGATCGCGTTCCTGGCGGCGATGCTGGTGGTGGCCGACGTTTGTGCCCGTTCTGGGGTGTTCGCCTGGGTCGGCTCGGTGCTGGCCCGACGCAGCCGCGGCTCCCCCACCCGGCTGCTCGGCATCGTCTTCGTCGCAGCGGCCATCACCACCGCGGTGCTCTCCATCGACACCACCATCGTGCTGCTGACCCCCGTCGCGGTGCTGACCGCGCGTCGGGTCGGTGCCCGTGTCGCGCCGGTGGGATATGCCAGCGATCACCTCGCCAACTCAGCGTCGACGCTGATGCCCGTTTCCAATCTGACCAATCTGCTGGCCTTTTCGGCCACCGGCCTGGGATTCGTGCATTTCACCGGGCTGATGGTGGCCCCCTGGATCGCGGCGATCGTGGTGGAGTACCTGATCTTCCGCTGGTACTTCGCCGACCAGCTCGCCGCACCCCTGCATGCTCCGGTGGACAGTGGAGACGACGTGTCCGACGATCCGCCCGCCCCGGTCGCGGCGTTGACTGCACTGACGTGCCTACTGGTCGCCTTCGTGGTGGCCGAACCGCTCGGTGTTCCGCTCTATGCGATCGCGTGGATCGGTGCCGCGGCGATGCTGATCCCGTCCCTGCTACGCACACCGCTGCCCACCCTGCGGTCGAGTCTGCGCGCGGTCAATCTCCCGTTCCTCGCCTTCGTCGCGGCGCTCGGCATCATCATCCTGCCCGTCCGGGAGGGCCCCGTCGGCGACGGGGTGGCCCACCTCATCCCCTCCGGCACAAGCCTTCTCACGTTGCTCGCCGTCGCCGCCCTGGCCGCGATACTCGCGAACCTGCTCAACAACCTGCCCGCGACCCTGCTGCTGGTACCGCTCGTCGCTGACCGTCCCGGGGTGGTGCTCGCCGTCCTGCTGGGTGTGAACATCGGCCCCAATCTCGCCTACTTCGGGTCCTTGGCCAACCTGCTGTGGCGCGACATCATGCACCGCCACACCGGTTCCCCGACGTCCCGGCAATACCTCACGCTCGGCCTGCTGACCGTCCCGCCGACGCTTGTCGCCGCCGTGGTGGCGTTGTGGATTGCGTTGTCGGTGAGCTGA